CGCCGCCAGCGCCCACCCCTCGTCGTTCCACCGGGGGAGCGAGCCCTGGCCTGGGCTCCGGTCGAGGGTGGGTCGTGGGTGCTGGGCACCCGGGACGCGCTCTACCTGGACTCCACCCGCTTGCCCTGGGAGCAGGTCGAGGCCGCCACCTGGGACGTCGACCGCTCGCTCCTGCGGGTCAGCGAGGTCGGCAGCTGGGGTGAGCCCCGCGTCGAGCACGCGCTGACCCTGCTGGAGTCCGGACGAGACGCCGACCGCCTGCTCCAGCTGGTCCGCGAGCGGGTGACCGCAAGCGTGGTGATCTCACGTCACGTGCCGATCGACGGGCGTCGGGGTGTGCGGGTGGTGGCCCGCCGGGCACCCTCCGGCCGCTCGCCCGTGCACTGGGTCTACGAGTACGACGCGGGCGTCGACCCCGACGACCCGTTCGTCCAGACGGCCGCGGCCCAGGCCCTCGACGCCGCGCGTGACGACCTGGGACTCGCCTGAGTCCCGATTCGCGGGCCGGTGGGCTCCTTGCTAATCTGTGCGGGCTCCGAACGATCCCCTGTAGCTCAACTGGCAGAGCATTCGGCTGTTAACCGGAGGGTTGTTGGTTCGAGTCCAACCGGGGGAGCGACAAGACCGGGTCGGCCGTCAGGCCGCCCGGTTTTCGCTTGTCCGGGCGTCGCCGGTCATCGCCTTGGTCCCGCCTCCGGGTGACCTCCGACCCGGGCCGGGTGCGACCCGCAGGCGCCAGAGTGGGCAGCAGGGCACCGTGCCGGCCAGGAGGTGTGGGATGGAGCGACTGACCCCGTTGGCTGCGGCCTTCCTCGAGGCCGAGGACGCCGACGGCGCGGCCTCGCTGGCGATCGGCTCGTTCGCGATCTTCGAAGGACCGGCTCCCGACTTCGACGCCTTCGTGTCGGCGATCGCCGGGCGGCTGCCGCTGATCCCGAGGTACCGCCAGAAGCTGCGCCGGGTCCCGCTGGACCTGGCCGCACCCGCGTGGGTCGACGACCCCGACTTCGACCTGCGCTGGCACGTGCGCAACACCGCGCTGCCCGCCCCCGGCGGTCCACCGGAGATCGGCCGGCTGATGAGCAGGGTGATGACCCGGCGGATGGACCGGAGCCGCCCGCTCTGGGAGTACTGGTTCTGCGAGGGCCTCGAGGGCGGCCGCTGGGCCCTGCTGTCCAAGATCCACCACTGCATGGTCGACGGGGTCTCCGGCACCGACCTCTACCGCCTCGTCCTGGACGCCACGCCCGAGCCCGGCACGGCCGTCGCCGACGACTGGCGGCCCGAGCGCCCTCGGCACACCCTGGTCTTCACCGCGCAGGCGGCCCGGCACCTCGCCGGTGCGCCGCTCGACGCCGGTCGTGCCGTGGCGCACGCCCTGGCGACGCCTCGGCAGCTGGTCCGCACCACCCGGCAGACGGCTCGTGGTGCCCTCGCCCTGACCGGCGCGGTCCTTCCCGTCCACCGCACCACGCTGACCGGGCCGCTCTCCGGCAGCCGTCGCTACGCGTGGACCGACGTCTCGCTGGACGACGTCCGCACCGTCCGCAAGGCTTACGGCGTCACCGTGAACGACGTCGCGCTGGCCGCCGTGACCGGCGGCTTCCGGCGGCTCCTCCTGGCGCGGGGCGAGACCCCGGACGCCCATGCCCTGCGCTCACTGGTGCCGGTCTCGACCCGGGAGGTGGGCACCGAGTCCATCCCCGACAACCGGGTCTCCCTGATGCTGCCCTACCTGCCGGTCGACCTCGACGCCCCGGCGGACCGGCTCGCCGCGGTGCGCCGCCGGGTGGGCACCCTGCGCCACCTCCACGAGCCCGAGGCCGGCACCAGCTTCACCACGGCCGCGGAGTACGGCGCCTTCCCGTCGGTCTCCCTGGCGATGCGCACCGTCTTCCACCTGCCCCAGCGCCAGATCGCGACAGTCACCACCAACGTGCCGGGTCCACGCCGGACGCTCTACGCCCTCGGCCGCCCAGCCGTCGCGATGCTGCCCTACGTCCCGATCGCCGACCGGGTGCGGATCGGGGTCGCGATGTTCTCCTACCGCGACACCCTCAGCTTCGGGATCACCGGGGACTACGACACCGTGCCCGACCTCCAGGTCCTCGCCGACGGCATCGGCGAGTCGATGGCCGAGCTGCTCCGTGAGGCCGCCCGGGCGGGTTGAGGGCCGCTCAGCGTCCCTGCCGCCGCAGGGTCATGTGGGTGACCAGTGGGGTCGCCCGGCTCGACACCACGGTCAGCTCGAGCCCGTCCAGGCCGCGGAACGGTGCCTCGCCGCGGCCGAGCACGACCGGGGCGACGTGGAGGCGGAGCTCGTCGATGTGACCGGCCGCAAGGTACTGGTTGATCGTCGAGGCGCCGCCGCAGACCGAGACGTGGCGGTCTCCGGCCGCCTCCTGCGCGAGCCGCAGGGCCTCCTCGATGCCGTCGGTCACGAAGTGGAACGTCGTGCCGCCCTCCATCTCGAGCGGCGCACGCGGGTAGTGGGTCAGCACGAAGACCGGCGCGTGGTACGGCGGGTCCTCGCCCCACCAGCCGCGCCAGTCGAGGTCCCACTCGCCCCGCACCGGGCCGAACATGTTGCGCCCCATCACGTAGGCGCCCGCCGAGACCATCGCCTCGGCCTCGGCCGCGTTGTCCTTCTCGGCCTCGCCGAAGTGCCAGCGGTGCAGGGCCTCGCCACCGACACCGAGCGGGTGCTCGACGTCCTGGTCGGGGCCGGCCATGAAGCCGTCCAGCGAGATCGCCGGGTCGGTGGTCACCTTCCCCATCAGCCGCCCCAGCCCATCGGGAAGACCTCGAACGACGCGCCGAAGGCCACTCCGAGCCGCTGCCCGGTCTGACGCCCGAAGCCCTCGAGGAACTCGCGCGGGTCCCAGTTCTCCCAGCCCAGGCCGTCGATGTAGGCCGCGTGCGCCGTCAGCGAGGCCACGCCGGCGTCGAAGGTGTCGGTGGTGTCGACGCCGTGCTCGGCCAGCGGCGAGCCGCCGGCCCAGACGGCGGTCACGCCGCCCCAGGGCTCCAGGCCGTCCACGAGCTGCTCGGGGAAGACCCACCGGTTGCCGGCGTCGCGCACCGCGTCGAGCACGGCCCGTCCGGTGGCGATGTGGTCGGCCTGGTTGAGGTTGCGGCCGCCGAAGGTCTCGTGGAAGTTGCCGGTCAGCACGATCTCGGGCCGGTGCCGGCGGACGACGTGGGCGAGCTCGCGCCGCAACGGCACGCCGTACTCCAGGATGCCGTCGGGCTGGTGCAGGAACTCCACGACGTCGACGCCGACCACCCGGGCGGACTCGACCTGCTCGGCCTCGCGGACCCGTCGGCACTCGTCGGGCGCCAGGGAGTCGATCCCGGCCTCCCCGGAGGTGACCATGCAGTAGACGACCTCCTTGCCCTGGCCGGTCCAGCGGGCCACGGCGGCGGCGGAGCCGAACTCCATGTCGTCGGGATGCGCGACGATCGCGAGCGCGCGGGTCCAGTCCTCGGGCAACGGCTCCAGTGGCGGTGGCAGGTCCATGGGATGAGCATGCCCCAATTCGGTTGGCCGCACAGGTGCGGACCGGGTTGGGTGAGGGCATGCCCGCGATCTCCCGGCTCGACCCGCCTGCCGATGCCTGAGTGGTACGACGTCCTCCCGCCGCGCGACGTCTCGCTGTCGTCGCGCTGGACGACCGCCGAGTTCCGCGACGAGCTCCGGGCCTGGTGCGAGCGGCACGTGGGGCCGGTGACCGCGATGGAGCAGCACAAGCTGCGTGGCTGGGCGACGGTCTGGCGGGTGACCACTGGTTCCGGCTCGTGGTTCGCCAAGCAGAACTGTCCCAGCCAGCTCTTCGAGCAGCCGCTGATGGCGCTGCTCGCGCGCCTCGCCCCGGACCGCGTGGTGCCGGTGCAGGCGGAGGGAGACGGCTTCCTGCTGACGCCCGACCAGGGTCCGGTGTTCCACGACACCGCCGGCGACGACCTGGCGAGCTGGGAGCGGCTGGCCCGCGACGCCGCGCTGCTCCAGCGCGAGCTGGTTCCCCACCTCGACGAGCTGGCCGCGGCCGGGGTCACGACGTTGTCACCCCGTGAGGGACCTGAGTACGTCGCGGCCCGGGTCGAGCAGTACGCGCAGCTCCCCGAGGGCGACCCGCGGCGGCTCGCGCCCGACGTGGCCGAGCGGCTCCGCGACCACCTTCCCGTCGTACGACGCTGGGCCGAGCGGGTGGCCGGGCTCGGGTTGCCGCTGACCCTCAACCACAACGACCTGCACGGGAACAACGTGTTCGACGTCGACGGCCGGCTGCTCTTCTTCGACTTCGGCGACGCGCTGGTCACCGAGCCGCTCGGGATCCTCCTGATCCCGCTGAACATCCTCGCCGAGCGGCTCCGGGCCGACGGTGACGACGACCGGCTGTGGCGCGTGGCGGACGCGGCGCTCGAGGTCTGGACGGACCTGCGGCCCGCCGCCGAGCTACGGGCCGCACTGCCCGCCGCGCTCCAGCTCGGCCGACTGGGCCGGGTGGAGTCGTGGGTCAGGTGCCAGCCGTCCCTGTCCGAGGACGAGCTGGACGAGTGGGGCCCGGTCGCGGCCGCCTGGCTCGGCACCCTGGTGGAGCAGCCACCGGTCGGAAGCGTTCAGCAGTAGGCCGAGGGCTTCAGCCCGGCGTAGTAGAGCGGCCCGCCCACCACCGTCAGGGCGGCCGTGCCGACGTGGCTGCAGGTGCGGGTGTAGCCGCTGTCGAAGAAGCCGCGATCGTCTGCTGCGCTCGCCCCGAACAGGAACCAGATGATCACGAAGAACATGGCGAAGTTCTTCATTTCCAACCTCCGCGAGTGACGCGCGTACCGCCCGAACTACACGGATTCTAGGGGCCCGCGGTGTCCGTCGGGACGGTTCTGAAGGATCCGAACACGGTGACCTTCCCGAGCTGGACCGCGACCCAGGCGATCGCGAGCCCGGCGACGTCGTCGACCGCGAAGTGCCAGCCCAGGTAGACGGTCGCCAGCAGCGTCCCGGCCAGGAACAGCCCGGCCACCCAGGAGACCAGCCGCAGGCCGTAGTAGCGCGCCATCAGGAAGATCAGGCAGGTCAGCGCGCAGTGCAGGCTGGCGAACGCCGAGATCTGGGCGAACGCGTCGGACGCGTGCGGGTGGGCGAGCAGGTGGTCGCGCTGGGCGACGTAGGACTCCTGCGTCGACTGGATGGAGGTCCGGGTGAGACCGGCGAACTCGGCAGGTGCGGCGTGGAACGGCCCGAGCGACGGGATCAGGTAGTAGGAGCCGAGCCCCAGGATCCAGGCCCACATGGCCGCGGTGAGGAACACGAACGCCTGTCGCACGGTCGGGGTGAAGGCGAGTGCCGCGACGAGCGCGATCGTGACCAGCCACGAGAACGACTCGTAGAGGTCGGTGAGCAGACGGGCGGCGAGGTCCTGTCCGAGCAGGTCGTGGAGCAGCACGGCCGGGCTGTGCCCGAGGAAGAGGTCCCGGTCCCAGCCCAGCAGCATCGCGTCGCGCGGGGTGTTGAAGACGTCCCAGCTCTTCAGGTTGCGGTAGCAGAGGTAGACCACGAAGTAGGCGACCAGGCCGGCCAGGATCATCACGACGCGGTACGGCGTCCACCGGTGGCGCAGGGTCGACCACAGGCCGACGCCGTCCCGGCGTCGGCGCAGCCAGCGCACCACGACGTCGATCACGACGGCCGCCAGCAGCAGCTCGGCGGTGTCGAGGAGCTTGCCCCGGAAGAGCTTGCCGTGCGGGTCCTTGAACGGGATGTCGACCTGGCGTGAGCGGGCCCAGGCGATGATCGCGAAGACCGCGACGAGGGCCAGGACCCGCAGCATCCAGGCCCACCTCGAGCCCGGCTCGGTGCGCCGAGCTGGGAGCTCGGTGCGGTCGTCCGCCGTCGTCGTTCCCATGGATCCTTCCCGAAGCCCGTGGTCGGGCGATCTCCCGGAGCGAGCGGAGTCGAGATCCCGCCCGACGGACATTCAACCCCGTGGCCGGTGATCGGGCGAAGTCGAGGGACCGTCGACTCCGGACGACCGCCACGGGCATCCGGGACCTCTGTCCCTCCGATTTGCATCGTGCATACGACATGGTGGACCCATGACGGGGACAACTGCCGGGACGGCCACGCGCGAGATCGGGGTCACCGAGCTGGTGCTGCGGGACGCCCACCAGAGCCTGATGGCCACCCGGATGGCGCTGGAGGACATGGTCGAGGCCTGCGCCGACATCGACGCCGCGGGCTACTGGTCGGTGGAGTGCTGGGGCGGGGCGACCTACGACGCCTGCATCCGCTTCCTCAACGAAGACCCCTGGGAGCGGCTGCGCACCTTTCGTGAGCTGATGCCGAACAGCAGGCTCCAGATGCTGCTGCGCGGGCAGAACCTGCTGGGCTACCGGCACTACGAGGACGGCGTCGTCAACCGCTTCGTGGAGAAGTCGGCCGAGAACGGCATGGACGTCTACCGGGTCTTCGACGCCCTGAACGACGTCCGCAACGTGCGCCAGGCCATCGCCGCCGTACGACGCGTGGACAAGCACGCGCAGGGCACCATCTGCTACACCGAGAGCCCGCTGCACACCGTCGAGGGCTACGTGCAGATGGCCCGCGACCTGATGGACCTCGGCTGCGACTCCCTGTGCATCAAGGACATGGCGGCGCTGCTCAAGCCGCAGCCCGCCTACGACATCGTCAAGGCGATCAAGGACGACCTCGGGCCCGAGACCCGGATCCATCTGCACTGCCACTCCACGACCGGGGTGACCCTGGTCAGCCTGATGAAGGCGATCGAGGCGGGCGCGGACGTCGTGGACACGTCGATCTCCTCGCTCTCGCTGGGCCCGGGCCACAACCCCACCGAGTCGCTGGTGGAGATGCTGCGCGGCACGCCGTACAGCACCAACCTCGACGACGACCGGCTGCTCAGCATCAAGGACCACTTCGCGACGGTCCGGCCGAAGTACACCCAGTTCATGTCGGCCATCACCGGGGTGGAGACCGAGATCTTCAAGAGCCAGATCCCCGGCGGGATGATCTCGAACATGGAGAGCCAGCTGCGCCAGCAGGGTGCGGGTGACCGACTCCGCGAGGTGCTGCTGGAGGTGCCGCGGGTGCGTGCGGTCGCCGGCTACCCGCCGCTGGTGACGCCGTCCAGCCAGATCGTCGGCACCCAGGCCGTGTTCAACGTGCTGATGGGTCCCTACAAGGTGCTCACCGCGGAGTTCGCCGACCTGATGCTCGGCTACTACGGCGCCACCCTGGGCGAGCGCGACGCCACGATCGTCGAAGCCTCGCGGGTCCAGACCGGCAAGGAGGCGATCGACGTCCGACCCGCCGACCTGATCCCGCCCGAGTGGGACCGGCTGGTCTCCGAGGCCACCGCCCTCGAGGGCTGCGACGGGACCGACGAGGACGTGCTCACCTACGCGATGTTCCCCGGTGTCGCCCCGAAGTTCTTCACCGAACGCCCCGACGGGCCGAAGAACGTCGGCAAGGACCCCGCCGAGGTCGCCGCGGACAAGCTGGCCACGTCGTCGGGCGGCCCCGTCAAGGGCCCGATCCGCTACTCGGTGAACCTCGGTGGCCGCGCCCATGCAGTGACCGTCGAAAGAGCGTGAGGACGTCGTGAGCAAGACCCCCGGCAAGGCCAAGGACAAGCACGGCCCCACGATGGAGGCGCGCACCGCCGAGATGCTCGAACGGCGCGCCGAGATCGAGAAGGGCGGTGGTGAGGCCCGGCTGGAGAAGCAGCACGCCCAGGGCAAGCTGACCGCCCGCGAGCGGATCACCGCGCTGCTCGACCCCGGCACCTTCGAGGAGACCGGGATGTTCGCCCGGCACCAGTCGACCTACTTCGGTCTCGACACCGCCGACTACCCCGCCGACGGCGTGGTCACCGGTGAGGGCGCGGTCCTCGGCCGCCCCGTCCACGTGGCGAGCCAGGACTTCACGGTCGCCGGCGGGAGCGCGGGGGAGATCCACTCGAACAAGGTGGCGGCGACGATGCGGGCCAGCCTCGGGACCGGTACGCCGTTCGTCTTCATCAACGACTCCGGGGGGGCCCGCGTCCAGGAGGGCATCGGCTCGCTCGCGGGCTACGGGCGGGTCTTCTACAACAACGTGCTGCTCTCCGGCGTCGTCCCCCAGATCTCGATCATCGCCGGACCCTGCGCGGGGGGCGCGGCGTACTCCCCGGCGCTGACCGACTTCGTGATCCAGACCCGCCTGGCCCACATGTTCATCACCGGGCCCGGCGTGATCGCGCAGGTGACCGGCGAGCAGGTCACCTCCGACGAGCTCGGTGGTGCCGACGCCCACATGGCGATGTCCGGGGTCAACCACTTCGTGGCCGACGACGACGAGCAGGCGATCCTGATCGCCAAGAAGCTGCTCACCTTCCTGCCCCAGAACAACTCCGAGGACCCGCCGATCGTCGACCCCGACTACATCGTCGAGCCCGACCCCGAGCTGGCGGCGGTCATCCCGGCGTCCGACAAGAAGGGGTACGACGTCCGCGAGGTCATCCTGCTCCTGGTCGACCACCAGGACTTCCTGGAGGTGCAGGCGGGGTACGCCGGCAACATCGTCGTGGGCTTCGGCCGGATCACCGGCCGGACGGTCGGTGTCGTCGCCAACCAGCCGATGGTGCTCTCCGGGGTGCTCGACATCAACTCCTCCGACAAGGGGTCGTCGTTCGTGCGCTTCTGCAACGCGTTCAACATCCCGCTGCTGACGCTGGTCGACGTACCAGGCTTCCTGCCCGGCGTCGAGCAGGAGCACAACGGGATCATCCGGCACGGCGCGAAGCTGCTCTACGCCTACTCCGCAGCGACCGTCCCGAAGATCACCGTCGTGCTCCGCAAGGCCTACGGCGGCGCCTACGTCGCCATGTGCTCGAAGGACCTCGGCGCTGACAAGGTGCTCGCCTGGCCGACGGCCGAGATCGCGGTGATGGGCGCCGAGGGTGCGGCCGAGATCGTCTTCCGCCGTGAGATCGCGGCCGCGGAGGATCCAGAGCTGCGCCGCAAGGAGCTCGTCGAGGAGTACCGCTCGACGTTCTCCACGCCGTACGTCGCCGCGGCGCGCGGGCTGGTCGACGACATCATCGACCCGGCCCGCACCCGTGAGCACGTGTCCCGGGCGCTCGAGCTGCTGGTCACCAAGCGCACGATCCGGCCGGCCAAGAAGCACGGGCTGGGCCCGACATGAGCCCGGAACCACCGGTCGAGCAGACGGTCGCCGAGCTGCTCGAGACGGTCCGGGCGCTCACCGACCGGGTCGCCCACCTGGAGTCCGCGCTCTCGGAGCAGAAGGCGGCCGGGGTCCCCGAGGAGGTCGTGATCGCGATCTCGGCCGCTGTGGCGGCGTACCTCGGGCACCGGGCGAAGATCAAGCAGATGCACTACCGCACCGGCGCCTCCTGGGCGCAGCAGGGACGTGCGGTTGTCCAGGGACGCCACGACACACAGCCCTCGAGGTAGAGACGATGCAGCTCAGAGTCACAGTCAACGGCGTCGAGTACGAGGTCGAGGTCGAGGTCGAGGAGGAGCCGAAGCCCACCCTCGGCGCGATCTTCATGACCGGCGGCAGCTTCACACCCACCCACGTCCAGACCGTCGGTCCGTCGACCAACGGGGTCCAGGCACCGCTGTCCGGCACCGTCGCCCGGGTGCTGGTCGAGGAGGGCCAGAGCATCGAGTCCGGTGATGTCGTCGTCGTGCTCGAGGCGATGAAGATGGAGACCGAGATCACCGCCCCCCGCAGCGGCTGCGTGGCGGCCGTCCTGGTCACCGCCGGCACCGCCGTCACCGGCGGACAGGTGCTCATCGAGCTGGACTGACCCGGCGGCTAGGCTCCGGCCGGGGCGGTAGCTCAGTCGGTCAGAGCAGAGGACTCATAATCCTTGGGTCGTGGGTTCGAGCCCCACCCGCCCCACCAGCCGCGGGGCTCGTGATCGGCCGACCTTCCCGGACCTATGTCAGGAACTGGAGAGGTTGCTCGAGCAGCCGGGAGAGCTCGGCGAACCAGCGGGCGGCCGTCGCGAGATCGACTTGGCCCGCGTCACAGGTCAGCGTCGCCGCCAGCACCTGCGCCGGGACCAGGACGTCGCCCTCGACGACGGCCCGGCGATGCACGTCGCCGAGCACCAGGACGGCGGGATGTGCCTCGGTCGCATCCAGAGCGCCCTCGGCGACGCCGTCGTCGGCCAGGTCGATCACCAGGACGGCCGCCGTCTCGGATCCGTCCGTGACTCCGCGCCCGTGGGCGAGGCGGCCGTCGAGGTCGGCGATGGTCGAGGTCACCGACGATGCGGTCATCAGGTTGGCGACGTGCACGACGGGTGCGACGGTGCCGGACGGTGTCCGCCGCTGCAGGGCGACCTCGGCGATCGTCGAGGTCTCGGGGCGCAGCGGCACCCGTCGGCAGGTGACAGCCACGGCCTTGACGATCAGTCCGATCAGCGAGACCCCGTCGACGGCCTCGACCACGGACAGCAGCGGCTCGGCGCGGACCACCATGCGCAGCCGAGCCTGGGAGACGCCGGCAGGCGCGGCGGCCGCGGCGGGATGCTCGGGCCGCACCCCGGTCACCAGCGCATCCGCGAGGACGTCCACCCAGCCCGCGAGCGAGGTGACGGCGGCGGCGTCCTCGACCGGTCGCGCGGAGTCGGGCGCGACCGAGTCGGACGCCGCGTGGCCTCCTCGCGGCGCCTCGTCCGCCGGCCAGGCGGTCGTGGTCAACGGGTCGGTGGCGGCGATGGCGCGCAGGTGCGCTCCGGCGGCCTGCGCCTGGGGCGCGACCGCCAGGCCCAGGCGCAGCATCAACTGCTCGACGTCCTCGATCACCTCACCCGGTTCAGCGAGCAGGGCCAGGGCGCTGCCCGCAGCCACGTGCTGACCCGGAGTGACCAGGGACCTGACCAGGACCCCGGGCTGGTTGACCTCGATGTTCACGAAGGACGTGTCGGTCTCCACCGTCGCGATGCTCTGGTCGCCGGCGAAGTCGCCGGACTCGTCGACCAGCCAGGCGACCAGCCTCGCCGAGCCGGGGTCCGACACGTCGGGCATCCGCAACACGCGCGCCATGGCGTCCCCCATTGCTCTCCGGTATGGCGTCGGTCCGGCTGCCCCCCAAGGCCCCCGCTCGTGTCGCCGATCGCACCGTAGCCCAGCAGCGAGCACCCCGTCATGCACCAAAATGACCACGTGGCGGCGTTTCTTCCGGGCCGGTGATCGGCCGGAGATCCGCGACGCGTCGGCGCGAGCCCCACCCGCCCCACCAGCCCCGGCGACGGGGCGACACCGCTGCGGACACAGCGATGCCCGCCGGAGTCTCGGGTCTCCGGCGGGCATCGGTTGCGCCGCGCTTCCAGAGACCGCAAGCGATCCCTTACCACGACGCAGGGGGAACTGTATGCGACGGATCCCGCTGACGCCAGCCATTCTGCGTGTCGATTTCGACGTCTGGGTCACACCAACGCAACGGATCCCGTTCACAGCAGTCCGTTCCG
This genomic window from Nocardioides cynanchi contains:
- a CDS encoding WS/DGAT/MGAT family O-acyltransferase yields the protein MERLTPLAAAFLEAEDADGAASLAIGSFAIFEGPAPDFDAFVSAIAGRLPLIPRYRQKLRRVPLDLAAPAWVDDPDFDLRWHVRNTALPAPGGPPEIGRLMSRVMTRRMDRSRPLWEYWFCEGLEGGRWALLSKIHHCMVDGVSGTDLYRLVLDATPEPGTAVADDWRPERPRHTLVFTAQAARHLAGAPLDAGRAVAHALATPRQLVRTTRQTARGALALTGAVLPVHRTTLTGPLSGSRRYAWTDVSLDDVRTVRKAYGVTVNDVALAAVTGGFRRLLLARGETPDAHALRSLVPVSTREVGTESIPDNRVSLMLPYLPVDLDAPADRLAAVRRRVGTLRHLHEPEAGTSFTTAAEYGAFPSVSLAMRTVFHLPQRQIATVTTNVPGPRRTLYALGRPAVAMLPYVPIADRVRIGVAMFSYRDTLSFGITGDYDTVPDLQVLADGIGESMAELLREAARAG
- a CDS encoding dihydrofolate reductase family protein — its product is MGKVTTDPAISLDGFMAGPDQDVEHPLGVGGEALHRWHFGEAEKDNAAEAEAMVSAGAYVMGRNMFGPVRGEWDLDWRGWWGEDPPYHAPVFVLTHYPRAPLEMEGGTTFHFVTDGIEEALRLAQEAAGDRHVSVCGGASTINQYLAAGHIDELRLHVAPVVLGRGEAPFRGLDGLELTVVSSRATPLVTHMTLRRQGR
- a CDS encoding PIG-L deacetylase family protein, which gives rise to MDLPPPLEPLPEDWTRALAIVAHPDDMEFGSAAAVARWTGQGKEVVYCMVTSGEAGIDSLAPDECRRVREAEQVESARVVGVDVVEFLHQPDGILEYGVPLRRELAHVVRRHRPEIVLTGNFHETFGGRNLNQADHIATGRAVLDAVRDAGNRWVFPEQLVDGLEPWGGVTAVWAGGSPLAEHGVDTTDTFDAGVASLTAHAAYIDGLGWENWDPREFLEGFGRQTGQRLGVAFGASFEVFPMGWGG
- a CDS encoding aminoglycoside phosphotransferase family protein produces the protein MPEWYDVLPPRDVSLSSRWTTAEFRDELRAWCERHVGPVTAMEQHKLRGWATVWRVTTGSGSWFAKQNCPSQLFEQPLMALLARLAPDRVVPVQAEGDGFLLTPDQGPVFHDTAGDDLASWERLARDAALLQRELVPHLDELAAAGVTTLSPREGPEYVAARVEQYAQLPEGDPRRLAPDVAERLRDHLPVVRRWAERVAGLGLPLTLNHNDLHGNNVFDVDGRLLFFDFGDALVTEPLGILLIPLNILAERLRADGDDDRLWRVADAALEVWTDLRPAAELRAALPAALQLGRLGRVESWVRCQPSLSEDELDEWGPVAAAWLGTLVEQPPVGSVQQ
- a CDS encoding phosphatase PAP2 family protein, with product MGTTTADDRTELPARRTEPGSRWAWMLRVLALVAVFAIIAWARSRQVDIPFKDPHGKLFRGKLLDTAELLLAAVVIDVVVRWLRRRRDGVGLWSTLRHRWTPYRVVMILAGLVAYFVVYLCYRNLKSWDVFNTPRDAMLLGWDRDLFLGHSPAVLLHDLLGQDLAARLLTDLYESFSWLVTIALVAALAFTPTVRQAFVFLTAAMWAWILGLGSYYLIPSLGPFHAAPAEFAGLTRTSIQSTQESYVAQRDHLLAHPHASDAFAQISAFASLHCALTCLIFLMARYYGLRLVSWVAGLFLAGTLLATVYLGWHFAVDDVAGLAIAWVAVQLGKVTVFGSFRTVPTDTAGP
- a CDS encoding methylmalonyl-CoA carboxytransferase subunit 5S, with the translated sequence MTGTTAGTATREIGVTELVLRDAHQSLMATRMALEDMVEACADIDAAGYWSVECWGGATYDACIRFLNEDPWERLRTFRELMPNSRLQMLLRGQNLLGYRHYEDGVVNRFVEKSAENGMDVYRVFDALNDVRNVRQAIAAVRRVDKHAQGTICYTESPLHTVEGYVQMARDLMDLGCDSLCIKDMAALLKPQPAYDIVKAIKDDLGPETRIHLHCHSTTGVTLVSLMKAIEAGADVVDTSISSLSLGPGHNPTESLVEMLRGTPYSTNLDDDRLLSIKDHFATVRPKYTQFMSAITGVETEIFKSQIPGGMISNMESQLRQQGAGDRLREVLLEVPRVRAVAGYPPLVTPSSQIVGTQAVFNVLMGPYKVLTAEFADLMLGYYGATLGERDATIVEASRVQTGKEAIDVRPADLIPPEWDRLVSEATALEGCDGTDEDVLTYAMFPGVAPKFFTERPDGPKNVGKDPAEVAADKLATSSGGPVKGPIRYSVNLGGRAHAVTVERA
- a CDS encoding acyl-CoA carboxylase subunit beta produces the protein MEARTAEMLERRAEIEKGGGEARLEKQHAQGKLTARERITALLDPGTFEETGMFARHQSTYFGLDTADYPADGVVTGEGAVLGRPVHVASQDFTVAGGSAGEIHSNKVAATMRASLGTGTPFVFINDSGGARVQEGIGSLAGYGRVFYNNVLLSGVVPQISIIAGPCAGGAAYSPALTDFVIQTRLAHMFITGPGVIAQVTGEQVTSDELGGADAHMAMSGVNHFVADDDEQAILIAKKLLTFLPQNNSEDPPIVDPDYIVEPDPELAAVIPASDKKGYDVREVILLLVDHQDFLEVQAGYAGNIVVGFGRITGRTVGVVANQPMVLSGVLDINSSDKGSSFVRFCNAFNIPLLTLVDVPGFLPGVEQEHNGIIRHGAKLLYAYSAATVPKITVVLRKAYGGAYVAMCSKDLGADKVLAWPTAEIAVMGAEGAAEIVFRREIAAAEDPELRRKELVEEYRSTFSTPYVAAARGLVDDIIDPARTREHVSRALELLVTKRTIRPAKKHGLGPT
- a CDS encoding acetyl-CoA carboxylase biotin carboxyl carrier protein subunit, whose amino-acid sequence is MQLRVTVNGVEYEVEVEVEEEPKPTLGAIFMTGGSFTPTHVQTVGPSTNGVQAPLSGTVARVLVEEGQSIESGDVVVVLEAMKMETEITAPRSGCVAAVLVTAGTAVTGGQVLIELD
- a CDS encoding 2-oxo acid dehydrogenase subunit E2; its protein translation is MARVLRMPDVSDPGSARLVAWLVDESGDFAGDQSIATVETDTSFVNIEVNQPGVLVRSLVTPGQHVAAGSALALLAEPGEVIEDVEQLMLRLGLAVAPQAQAAGAHLRAIAATDPLTTTAWPADEAPRGGHAASDSVAPDSARPVEDAAAVTSLAGWVDVLADALVTGVRPEHPAAAAAPAGVSQARLRMVVRAEPLLSVVEAVDGVSLIGLIVKAVAVTCRRVPLRPETSTIAEVALQRRTPSGTVAPVVHVANLMTASSVTSTIADLDGRLAHGRGVTDGSETAAVLVIDLADDGVAEGALDATEAHPAVLVLGDVHRRAVVEGDVLVPAQVLAATLTCDAGQVDLATAARWFAELSRLLEQPLQFLT